One Pseudophryne corroboree isolate aPseCor3 chromosome 3 unlocalized genomic scaffold, aPseCor3.hap2 SUPER_3_unloc_18, whole genome shotgun sequence DNA segment encodes these proteins:
- the LOC134983555 gene encoding zinc finger protein 585A-like isoform X4, producing the protein MEESFSCNGGSFTDAEIYMSTELTPDTSHITEEPVSCDGRTLTDVEMYMSTDLTPDTSTHIMEEPVLTDGVTLTDISTPRDHTHHTSTYIKEEPVSYDGGTLTDSDIYTPTDHTHYSSTYIKEEPVSCDGGTLPDTDISKPTDHTHYSSTYIKEEPVSCDGGTLTDSDIYTPTDHTQYTATCIKEEPVSCDGGILADSDIYTPTDHTQYIATHIKEDPVSCDGGTLTDTDIYTPTDHIQYTVTPIKEEPVSCDGGTLTDTDIYTPTDHIQYTVTPIKEEPVSCDGGTLTDTDIYTPTDHIQYTVTPIKEEPVSCDGGTLTDSDIYTSTDHIQYTVTRIKEELVSFDEGTLTDPVIYTPTDHTQYTSHIMVEPGPSNGEIYFNEQWSGIRNQKRKQIHLFGDQSCSCSECVKCYKMIGNIVLHQKPNTGVRPYSCTQCGKCFRSNAYLIVHQRIHTGEKPYSCSECGKRFISTSDLIKHQKTHSGKKPYSCSICGKCFTTKYSMITHQSLHTGIKPYSCSECGKCFTTKYSMITHQSLHTGQKPYCCSECGKSLTTKAGLIKHQSMHTGERPFPCSECGKGFATKSGLMTHQSVHTGEKPYSCSECGKCFTTKSGLITHQSLHTGERPYSCSECGKCFPTKSGLITHQRLHTEERQYPCSECGKCFRSNAYLIVHQRIHTGEKPYSCSECGKSFISTSDLIKHQKTHTGENSNSSESGKGFTSKSVIKKHHRPTGHRPYSCSECGKSFRSNVYLIVHQRIHTGEKPYSCSVCVKRFISSSDLIKHQKTHTGERPYSCSECGKRFTTKPALQKHLRCHTGERPYSCSECGKCLTTKSSLINHQISHTGERPYSCSECGKCFRNKSYFAEHQRIHTGVKPFSCLQCEKRFISTSDLLKHKKFHTVKSSTLTESGKCFTSKPVIKKHQIPPTGHRPYSCSECGKCFTTKSGFIAHRRLHTGEKPYPCSECGKNFRSNAYLIVHQRIHTGEKPFYCSECGKRFISSSDLIKHQKTHRENSHSSESGKCFTSKSVIKKHQRPATGERPYPCPQCGKCFRSDVYLIVHQRIHTGEKPYSCSECEKKFISSSDLIKHQKTHRGEKLFSCPECGKCYKCSSSLKKHQGLHKEEKPYSCSECGKCLFSKWGLKKHQKLHTGEIPYYCSDCGKCFVRKSAFLNHQKKFHTG; encoded by the coding sequence ATGGAGGAATCATTCTCATGTAATGGAGGAAGCTTCACAGATGCCGAAATTTATATGTCCACAGAGCTTACACCGGATACATCTCATATTACagaggaaccagtctcatgtgatggacGAACCCTCACGGACGTCGAAATGTATATGTCCACAGATCTTACACCGGATACATCTACTCATATTATGGAGGAACCGGTCTTAACTGATGGAGTAACCCTCACAGACATTTCTACACCTAGAGATCATACGCACCATACATCTACTtatattaaggaggaaccagtctcataTGATGGAGGAACCCTTACAGACAGTGACATTTATACACCTACAGATCATACACACTATTCATCTACTtatattaaggaggaaccagtctcatgtgatggaggaacccTTCCAGACACTGACATTTCTAAACCCACAGATCATACACACTATTCATCTACTtatattaaggaggaaccagtctcatgtgatggagggaccctcacagacagtgacatttatacacccacagatcatacacagtatacagctacttgtattaaggaggaaccagtctcatgtgatggaggaatCCTTGCAGACAGTGACATCTATACACCTACAGATCATACACAGTATATagctactcatattaaggaggacccagtctcatgtgatggaggaacccTCACAGACACTGACATTTATACACCCACagatcatatacagtatacagttactcctattaaggaggaaccagtctcatgtgatggaggaacccTCACAGACACTGACATTTATACACCCACagatcatatacagtatacagttactcctattaaggaggaaccagtctcatgtgatggaggaacccTCACAGACACTGACATTTATACACCCACagatcatatacagtatacagttactcctattaaggaggaaccagtctcatgtgatggaggaacccTCACAGATAGTGACATTTATACATCCACagatcatatacagtatacagttacTCGTATTAAGGAGGAACTAGTCTCGTTTGATGAAGGAACCCTCACAGACCCTGTCATTtatacacccacagatcatacacaATATACATCTCATATTATGGTGGAACCAGGACCTTCCAATGGTGAAATATATTTTAATGAGCAGTGGAGCGGTATTAGAAACCAGAAGAGAAAACAGATTCATCTCTTTGGAGACCAATCTTGTTCATGCTCTGAATGTGTTAAATGTTACAAAATGATAGGAAACATAGTTCTGCATCAGAAACCTAATACAGGAGTGAGACCATATTCTTGCActcagtgcgggaaatgttttagaaGTAATGCTTATCTTATagtacatcagagaattcacacaggagagaaaccatattcTTGCAGTGAATGTGGGAAAAGATTTATCAGTACGTCAGATTTGATAAAGCATCAGAAAACACACAGTGGAAAGAAGCCATATTCCTGCTCTatctgtgggaaatgttttaccactAAATATAGTATGATAACGCATCAGAGTCTTCATACAGGCATAAAACCgtattcctgctctgagtgtgggaaatgttttaccactAAATATAGTATGATAACGCATCAGAGTCTTCATACAGGACAAAAACCATAttgttgctctgagtgtgggaaatctttaACCACTAAAGCTGGTCTGATAAAGCATCAAAGTATGCATACAGGAGAGAGACCATTTCCTTGCtcagagtgtgggaaaggttttgctaCAAAATCGGGTCTGATGACACATCAGAGTGTGCATACAGGAGAAAAACCgtattcctgctctgagtgtgggaaatgttttaccactAAATCTGGTCTGATAACACATCAGAGTTTGCATACAGGAGAGAGACCgtattcctgctctgagtgtgggaaatgttttcccacTAAATCTGGCCTGATAACACATCAGAGGCTGCACACAGAAGAGAGACAGTatccttgctctgagtgtgggaaatgctttagaAGTAATGCTTATCTTATagtacatcagagaattcacacaggagagaaaccatattcTTGCAGTGAATGTGGTAAAAGTTTTATTAGTACATCAGATTTGATAAAGCATCAGAAAACCCACACAGGAGAGAACTCAAATTCTTCTGAAAGTGGGAAGGGTTTTACCAGTAAATCGGTTATCAAAAAGCATCATAGACCTACAGGCCATAGACCGTATtcctgctctgagtgcgggaaaagttTTAGAAGTAATGTATATCTTATagtacatcagagaattcacacaggagagaaaccatattcTTGCAGTGTATGTGTGAAAAGATTTATCAGTTCATCAGATCTTATAAAGCATCAGAAAAcccacacaggagagagaccatattcctgctctgagtgtgggaaacgttttacCACTAAACCAGCCTTGCAGAAGCATCTGAGatgtcacacaggagagagaccatattcctgctctgaatgtgggaaatgtttaacAACTAAATCAAGTCTGATAAAccatcagataagtcacacaggagagagaccataTTCTTGCTCTGAATGTGGAAAGTGTTTTAGGAATAAATCATACTTTGCTGAGCATCAGAGAATCCACACAGGAGTGAAACCATTTTCTTGCCTTCAATGTGAGAAAAGATTTATCAGTACATCAGATTTGTTGAAGCATAagaaattccacacagtaaagagcTCAACTCTTACTGAAAGTGGGAAGTGTTTTACCAGTAAACCAGTTATCAAAAAGCATCAGATACCTCCTACAGGACATAGACCCTATtcctgctctgaatgtgggaaatgttttaccactAAATCTGGCTTTATAGCACATCGGAGGctgcacacaggagagaaaccgtatccttgctctgagtgcgggaagaaTTTTAGAAGTAATGCTTATCTCATagtacatcagagaattcacacaggagagaaaccattttattgctctgaatgtgggaaacgATTTATCAGTTCATCAGATCTTATAAAGCATCAGAAAACTCACAGAGAGAACTCACATTCTTCTGAAAGTGGGAAGTGTTTTACCAGTAAATCCGTTATCAAAAAGCATCAGAGACCTGCAACAGGAGAGAGACCGTATCCTTGCCctcagtgcgggaaatgttttagaaGTGATGTATATCTTATagtacatcagagaattcacacaggagagaaaccatattcTTGCTCTGAATGTGAGAAAAAATTTATCAGTTCATCAGACCTTATAAAGCATCAGAAAACCCACAGAGGAGAGAAGCTGTTCTCCtgccctgagtgtgggaaatgttataaatgtAGCTCAAGTCTGAAGAAGCATCAAGGGCTCCATAAAGAagagaaaccatattcctgttctgagtgcgggaaatgtttattCAGTAAATGGGGTCTGAAGAAGCATCAGAAGCTCCATACTGGAGAGATCCCTTATTATtgctctgattgtgggaaatgttttgttagGAAATCAGCCTTTCTAAACCATCAGAAGAAGTTTCACACTGGATAG